The following are encoded in a window of Lactobacillus panisapium genomic DNA:
- the glyQ gene encoding glycine--tRNA ligase subunit alpha has translation MAKKKLTIQNMIFKLEEFWSSKGCMVMPSYDVEKGAGTMSPYTFLRAVGPEPWAACYVEPSRRPADGRYGDNPNRLFQHHQFQVVIKPAPTDIQQYYLDSLKVLGINPLEHDIRFVEDNWENPSMGCAGVGWEVWLDGMEVSQFTYFQTVGELDVKPTMSEITYGVERLASYIQDVNSVFDLEWGNGVYYRDIFKEAEYENSKYAFEESNQEDLLKFFDVYERTAKELIGLNLVQPAYDYILKCSHTFNLLDARGAVSVTERAGYLARIRSMAHEIATCFVEEREKRGFPLLKNAEDKNAGLEDD, from the coding sequence ATGGCAAAGAAAAAACTGACAATTCAAAATATGATTTTTAAACTTGAAGAATTTTGGTCTTCAAAGGGCTGTATGGTTATGCCATCATACGATGTTGAAAAAGGGGCAGGAACGATGAGCCCGTATACATTCTTACGAGCTGTGGGACCAGAACCTTGGGCTGCTTGTTACGTTGAGCCTTCAAGACGCCCAGCTGATGGCCGTTACGGAGATAATCCCAATCGGCTTTTCCAACACCACCAATTTCAAGTGGTCATTAAACCTGCTCCAACCGATATTCAGCAATATTATCTTGATAGCTTAAAAGTTTTAGGCATTAATCCGCTTGAACACGATATCAGGTTTGTCGAGGATAACTGGGAGAATCCATCAATGGGTTGTGCCGGTGTCGGTTGGGAAGTTTGGCTAGACGGAATGGAAGTAAGCCAATTTACTTATTTCCAAACGGTCGGTGAACTTGACGTAAAACCAACGATGAGTGAAATCACTTATGGTGTTGAACGATTAGCTTCCTATATTCAAGACGTTAACTCTGTTTTTGACTTGGAATGGGGTAACGGAGTTTACTATCGTGATATCTTTAAAGAAGCCGAGTATGAAAATTCAAAATATGCCTTTGAAGAATCTAATCAAGAAGATTTATTGAAATTCTTTGATGTCTACGAAAGAACTGCTAAAGAACTAATTGGGTTAAACCTAGTTCAACCAGCTTACGACTACATCTTGAAATGTTCACACACCTTTAACTTACTTGATGCACGTGGAGCAGTTTCTGTTACTGAACGTGCTGGTTATTTGGCAAGAATTAGAAGTATGGCACATGAAATAGCTACCTGCTTTGTAGAAGAGCGTGAAAAGAGAGGCTTTCCTTTGTTAAAGAATGCAGAAGATAAGAATGCGGGGCTTGAAGATGACTAA